A genome region from Setaria italica strain Yugu1 chromosome III, Setaria_italica_v2.0, whole genome shotgun sequence includes the following:
- the LOC111256698 gene encoding uncharacterized protein LOC111256698 → MWELLQRLKKLSNLRWLVIGDFNEAMWGYEHLSVSPRSEKQMQHFREALSTCNLSDQSNKCNLLVADGLSTLLSKQFANGDSQQANIIREVLSDYARSTGQLINPDKCSIMFGTGCPQDARAEVRGVLQLQQEAFETKYLGLPTPEGTMKRDQFQPLSARFGK, encoded by the exons ATGTGGGAACTGCTCCAACGGTTGAAGAAATTATCCAATTTACGCTGGTTGGTTATAGGTGATTTCAATGAAGCAATGTGGGGCTATGAACATCTTTCTGTCTCCCCAAGATCAGAGAAACAAATGCAACATTTTCGTGAAGCTCTGAGCACCTGCAATCTTTCTGATCAGAGCAACAAATGCAACCTTTTGGTTGCTGATGGTTTGTCCACACTGCTCAGTAAACAGTTCGCCAATG GAGATTCCCAGCAGGCCAATATCATTAGAGAAGTGTTATCTGACTATGCTCGAAGTACAGGCCAATTGATCAACCCAGATAAGTGCTCCATAATGTTTGGTACTGGTTGTCCCCAAGATGCCCGAGCGGAGGTTCGTGGCGTGCTACAGTTGCAACAGGAAGCTTTTGAGACCAAATATCTTGGACTTCCTACGCCGGAGGGAACAATGAAGCGTGATCAGTTCCAACCATTGAGTGCTCGTTTTGGGAAGTGA
- the LOC101767169 gene encoding helicase and polymerase-containing protein TEBICHI: protein MASGSSRPQIDQFFPAKKRRPSSRKDDPPRLGSQHGSPGGAKGSLEGYLVRSPSTRATVAASAAPAGSPRGGDAGARRSLSAAMDVDVASSATAAGDGADLELKRFTTDFLSHCCSAIPPMRDDSGYGEQLEKKQRRSASQSFLVPCDNASAKKQCIVHCGGLEALKESDDNVAFKKQCINHHVGSEAVEESVEGVKVSCMGFSALQRCSFTPNTTQHCKVGFSLAPGETPKSVSRNSLTSPGEEFWNAAIELADGISARADKVRGRPEFDAAEDKSSCAVAVSSKTLPRSGKDELACQNTVGSTDTHQMEKLSNKVDLLVANSQHIDSSPLPVKHLDFFHMDDIQVSGSKCEEKGSNEAGNVQTNHVQLKESGLQRKENLIDPGNEMKTGVLDLQTDSDSAAMIQCQGVFKSTTEGKLHSIQEGDKDSHQKKSLAAYSNGCKPKKDSKSKFVSQEVEASTPTSSVPLKDHSKLSSWLPPELCAVYMKKGISELYPWQVECLLVDGVLEKRNLVYCASTSAGKSFVAEVLMLRRILSSGNMAILVLPYVSICAEKAEHLEQLLEPLGRHVRSFYGNQGGGSLPKDTAVAVCTIEKANSLVNKLLEDGRLSELGVIVIDELHMVGDQHRGYLLELMLTKLRYAAGEGNSESSSGETSGSSSGKMSTHGLQIIGMSATMPNVAAVADWLQAALYQTDFRPVPLEEFIKVGNQIFDKAMNVVRILPKVADLGGKDPDHIVEMCNEVVLQGHSVLLFCSSRKGCESTARHVAKFLKITSVGPSDVSSEFSDAASAIDALRRCPSGLDPVLEETLPFGVAYHHAGLTVEEREIVESCYRKGLVRVLTATSTLAAGVNLPARRVIFRQPKIGRDFIDGTRYRQMSGRAGRTGIDTKGESILVCKPEEVKRITGIIRSNCPPLESCLSEDKNGMTHAIMEVVAGGIVQTANDINRYVRCTLLNSTKPFDDVVKSAQDSLRWLCHKRFLEWNNETKIYSSTPLGRAAFGSSLNPEESLVVLDDLSRAREGFVLASDLHLVYLVTPINVDLEPDWELYYERFMQLSSLEQSVGNRVGVIEPFLMHMAHGAAMPVRGMPQGNTGLRNKTPQAGGNSLINEQTLRVSKRFYVALMLSRLAQEVPVADVCEAFKVARGMIQALQENAGRFASMVSAFCQRLGWSDLEGLVAKFQNRVSFGVRAEIAELTSIPFVKGSRARALYKSGLRTPVAIAEASIPEIAKALFESSNWSGQDDSGLRRMQFGIAKKIKNGARKIVLEEAEAARVAAFSAFKSLGVEVPQFTAPSLPAIEDSPMRDTVVSPCGDQARSNKVALGINAGDDKNKNNSSDYAAPRISTYSLREEHPGSYIQMKENLANNAKITTQEAASPLSTDFIAGSSSTNLADKGPVNAYNFLGGFDCFLDQWSAVSEFCFDVHFIKKAMKPSSNLFEVFGLAVCWENSPIYYCNFPKDLVTTGAKDSSEMWGNFQRRWKKIADIMQQKSVKKMTWNLKVQIQALKSAYISCQRLARFHLDHKVLENIEVLDNSYVLLSPISVYSGLDICLMAWVLWPDEESRTVPNLEKLVKRRLHSEGASAANRDGRWRNQMHKAAHNGCCRRAAQTKALYTVLNKLLVSQNLYDLVHTIEGPLVNVLADMELWGIGADMDACLRARHIIIKKLKELEKEAYRLAGKSFSLNATADIADILYTHLKLPVPKGCEKGKLHPSTDKQSLDHLRDQHPIIPIIKEHRTLAKLLNGTLGSICSRAQLCTQSQRYIIHGNWLQTSTATGRLSMEEPNLQCVEHVVEFNTGKTDKEYSSVSEVDHHQINAREFFIPTQENWLLVTADYSQIELRLMAHFSKDPMLIELLSKPDGDVFTMIASRWVGKEEALISSKERENTKRFIYGILYGMGANSLAEQLECSTEEAAQKIQSFKRYFPGVSSWLHEAVASCRQKGYVETLMGRRRFLTKIMAGNGKEKAKAQRQAVNSICQGSAADIIKVAMIRVHSLITNRMKEDDSTDEVTRNFSEIGGKCHLILQVHDELVLEVDPCMVAQAGRLLQICMEEAASLLVPLRAKIKVGKTWGSLEPFYPEPR from the exons ATGGCGTCGGGCTCCTCTCGCCCCCAAATCGACCAG TTCTTCCCGGCCAAGAAGCGGAGGCCCTCTTCTCGCAAGGACGACCCGCCGCGACTCGGGTCGCAGCATGGGAGCCCCGGTGGCGCCAAAGGGTCCCTGGAGGGGTACCTCGTCCGGTCGCCTTCCACCCGTGCCACGGTGGCGGCCTCGGCTGCCCCCGCGGGCTCGCCGAGGGGCGGGGACGCGGGCGCAAGGCGGAGCCTCTCGGCCGCGATGGACGTCGATGTCGCCTCCTCCGCTACGGCGGCGGGTGATGGGGCCGATTTGGAGCTCAAGAGATTCACGACGGACTTCCTGTCCCATTGCTGCAG TGCTATTCCCCCTATGAGGGATGACTCTGGGTACGGCGAGCAGTTAGAGAAGAAGCAGAGGCGGAGTGCGAGCCAGTCGTTCTTGGTTCCTTGTGACAATGCCTCTGCCAAGAAGCAGTGCATTGTTCATTGCGGTGGCTTGGAAGCTCTAAAG GAATCAGATGATAATGTGGCCTTCAAGAAGCAATGCATCAATCACCATGTTGGCTCGGAGGCTGTGGAG GAATCAGTTGAGGGGGTAAAGGTGAGTTGTATGGGGTTTTCAGCATTGCAAAGATGTAGCTTTACCCCAAATACCACACAGCATTGCAAAGTTGGATTTTCTTTAGCCCCTGGGGAAACCCCAAAATCTGTATCAAGGAATTCCCTTACTTCACCTGGGGAGGAGTTCTGGAATGCAGCAATTGAGTTAGCTGATGGGATATCTGCCCGGGCTGACAAGGTCCGTGGAAGGCCTGAGTTTGATGCAGCAGAGGATAAGTCATCTTGCGCAGTAGCAGTATCCTCTAAGACTCTTCCTAGATCAGGAAAGGATGAGCTTGCCTGTCAAAATACAGTAGGCAGCACTGATACACATCAAATGGAGAAATTGTCAAACAAAGTTGACTTACTGGTAGCAAACAGTCAGCATATAGACAGCTCTCCTTTGCCTGTGAAGCACCTGGACTTCTTTCATATGGATGACATCCAAGTTTCAGGTTCGAAATGTGAAGAGAAAGGCAGCAATGAAGCTGGTAATGTACAAACAAACCATGTTCAATTGAAAGAAAGTGGCCttcagagaaaagaaaatctCATAGATCCTGGAAATGAGATGAAGACAGGTGTTCTTGATTTGCAGACGGATTCTGATTCTGCAGCTATGATCCAATGTCAGGGTGTATTCAAGTCGACAACTGAAGGGAAGCTTCATTCAATCCAAGAGGGTGACAAAGATTCTCATCAAAAGAAATCACTTGCTGCATATTCAAATGGTTGCAAGCCTAAGAAAGATTCCAAGAGTAAATTTGTTTCTCAAGAAGTGGAAGCTAGCACACCTACTAGCTCTGTTCCTCTGAAGGACCACTCAAAGCTATCAAGTTGGCTCCCTCCAGAGCTTTGTGCTGTATACATGAAAAAAGGCATTTCAGAGCTGTATCCTTGGCAG GTTGAGTGTTTACTTGTCGACGGTGTCTTGGAGAAAAGGAATCTTGTGTATTGTGCATCCACAAG TGCTGGTAAAAGTTTTGTTGCTGAAGTTCTGATGTTGAGGCGGATACTGTCAAGTGGGAATATGGCAATTCTTGTCCTTCCCTATGTGTCGATATGCGCTGAAAAG GCTGAACATCTTGAACAACTTCTTGAACCACTGGGTAGGCATGTCCGTAGCTTCTATGGAAACCAGGGGGGAGGATCACTTCCTAAGGATACTGCAGTTGCTGTATGTACCATAGAGAAGGCAAACTCTTTGGTAAACAAGTTGTTGGAGGATGGCCGCCTCTCTGAACTTGGTGTAATTGTAATAGATGAACTTCATATG GTTGGTGACCAACACAGAGGGTACCTTTTAGAGTTGATGCTGACAAAGCTTCGATATGCTGCTGGTGAAGGGAACTCAGAGTCATCTAGTGGAGAAACCTCAGGCTCTAGCAGTGGGAAGATGTCAACTCATGGATTGCAGATAATTGGTATGAGTGCTACTATGCCCAACGTTGCTGCTGTGGCTGATTGGCTTCAA GCTGCTCTTTACCAAACTGACTTTCGACCAGTTCCACTGGAGGAATTTATCAAAGTTGGTAATCAAATATTTGATAAAGCCATGAACGTTGTTCGTATCCTTCCAAAAGTAGCTGACCTTGGTGGCAAGGATCCAGATCATATTGTTGAAATGTGCAACGAG GTTGTTCTTCAGGGTCATTCTGTGCTTTTGTTTTGCTCCAGCCGTAAAGGCTGTGAGTCAACTGCAAGACATGTTGCCAAGTTCTTGAAAATAACCTCTGTTGGACCAAGTGATGTTAGTTCAGAATTTTCAGATGCTGCATCAGCTATTGATGCCTTGAGGAGGTGCCCTTCTGGATTGGATCCTGTATTGGAAGAAACCCTTCCTTTTGGTGTTGCATACCATCATGCTGGTCTTACG GTTGAGGAAAGGGAGATTGTGGAATCATGCTACCGTAAAGGCCTTGTTCGTGTGCTGACTGCCACTTCAACATTAGCTGCTGGTGTTAACTTGCCTGCTAGACGGGTTATATTTAGGCAACCTAAGATAGGTCGTGATTTTATTGATGGGACTCGCTACAGACAGATGTCTGGTCGTGCTGGTCGAACTGGAATAGACACAAAAGGAGAAAGT ATACTTGTATGCAAGCCTGAAGAGGTCAAGAGGATTACAGGTATTATTAGAAGCAATTGCCCTCCCTTGGAGTCCTGTCTCTCTGAAGATAAAAATGGAATGACTCATGCAATTATGGAGGTTGTTGCTGGTGGAATTGTGCAAACTGCAAATGATATTAATCGATATGTGCGGTGTACGCTGCTTAACTCCACCAAACCTTTTGACGATGTCGTGAAGTCAGCTCAAGACTCCCTTCGTTGGTTATGCCATAAAAGGTTTCTTGAGTGGAACAATGAGACGAAAATATACTCCTCTACACCCCTTGGTAGAGCGGCTTTTGGAAGTTCACTCAATCCTGAGGAATCACTG GTTGTGCTTGATGATCTTTCGAGGGCAAGAGAAGGCTTTGTTCTGGCATCTGATTTGCATTTGGTTTACTTGGTCACGCCCATAAATGTAGATCTTGAACCTGATTGGGAATTATATTATGAGAGATTCATGCAACTTTCTTCTCTTGAGCAG TCAGTGGGCAATCGAGTTGGAGTAATTGAACCGTTCTTGATGCACATGGCTCATGGGGCGGCAATGCCTGTTCGTGGAATGCCTCAGGGAAACACCGGTTTACGCAACAAGACTCCACAAGCTGGTGGAAATTCTCTTATTAATGAGCAGACACTTAGAGTTTCTAAACGCTTTTATGTGGCTTTGATGTTATCGAGGCTTGCTCAG gAGGTTCCTGTTGCTGATGTTTGTGAGGCATTTAAGGTTGCCAGAGGTATGATTCAGGCGCTACAGGAAAATGCTGGAAGGTTTGCTTCAATGGTTTCTGCATTTTGTCAGAGACTTGGTTGGAGTGATTTGGAAGGTCTTGTTGCGAAGTTCCAAAATCGTGTCTCTTTTGGAGTTAGGGCAGAGATTGCTGAACTTACATCAATACCATTTGTCAAG GGCTCACGTGCAAGGGCTTTGTATAAGTCTGGTCTGCGTACCCCTGTTGCCATTGCTGAAGCATCTATTCCTGAAATTGCAAAAGCTCTATTTGAATCTTCTAATTGGTCTGGGCAAG ATGATTCTGGTTTACGACGAATGCAATTTGGTATAGCCAAGAAGATAAAAAACGGAGCTCGCAAGATTGTCCTTGAGGAGGCAGAAGCTGCTAGAGTAGCAGCATTCTCAGCTTTCAAGTCACTTGGTGTAGAAGTTCCTCAGTTCACTGCACCTTCACTCCCAGCTATTGAGGACTCCCCAATGCGAGATACAGTGGTTTCTCCTTGTGGAGATCAAGCTAGGAGCAATAAGGTAGCTTTAGGGATCAATGCTGgagatgataaaaataaaaataactcCTCTGATTATGCTGCTCCAAGGATTTCTACATACAGTCTAAGAGAGGAACACCCTGGTTCTTACATTCAAATGAAAGAGAACCTAGCTAACAATGCAAAAATTACTACACAGGAAGCAGCATCACCTTTGTCAACAGATTTTATTGCTGGATCGAGTAGTACAAATTTGGCTGACAAAGGTCCTGTAAATGCATATAACTTCCTAGGGGGATTTGACTGTTTTCTTGATCAATGGTCTGCTGTTAGTGAATTTTGCTTCGATGTCCATTTTATCAAGAAAGCAATGAAACCATCTTCAAACCTTTTCGAAGTTTTTGGGTTGGCTGTCTGTTGGGAAAATTCTCCCATATATTACTGCAATTTCCCAAAAGATCTAGTCACTACAGGTGCCAAAGATTCGAGCGAAATGTGGGGTAATTTTCAGAGAAGATGGAAAAAAATAGCTGACATTATGCAACAGAAGAGTGTCAAGAAAATGACATGGAACTTGAAGGTCCAGATTCAGGCACTTAAATCAGCTTATATCTCTTGCCAACGGCTTGCAAGGTTTCATCTTGACCATAAAGTGTTGGAAAATATTGAAGTACTTGACAACTCGTATGTGTTGCTATCACCAATCTCTGTTTATAGTGGATTGGACATATGCCTCATGGCATGGGTTCTTTGGCCCGATGAAGAAAGCAGAACAGTGCCAAATCTTGAGAAG TTAGTCAAAAGACGACTTCATAGTGAAGGTGCTTCTGCTGCAAATCGGGATGGAAGATGGAGAAATCAGATGCACAAAGCAGCACACAATGGCTGTTGTAGACGTGCTGCACAGACTAAGGCTTTGTATACTGTTCTGAATAAATTACTTGTTTCTCAAAATCTCTATGATTTGGTTCACACAATCGAGGGCCCATTG GTAAACGTTCTTGCTGATATGGAACTTTGGGGAATTGGTGCTGACATGGATGCTTGTCTCCGTGCGAGGCATATTATAATAAAAAAGCTGAAGGAACTAGAGAAAGAAGCTTACAGATTAGCTGGCAAGAGTTTCTCTCTAAATGCAACTGCTGATATTGCAGACATTCTATACACACACTTAAAATTGCCAGTTCCAAAAGGTTGTGAGAAAGGGAAGCTGCATCCTAGCACTGACAAGCAGTCTCTAGACCATCTAAG GGACCAACACCCAATTATCCCAATAATTAAGGAACACAGAACATTGGCAAAATTGTTGAATGGCACTTTGGGTTCCATTTGTTCACGTGCTCAGTTGTGCACTCAATCACAAAGGTACATCATCCATGGAAATTGGCTTCAGACATCAACTGCCACTGGCCGTTTATCCATGGAGGAGCCAAATCTCCAG TGTGTTGAGCACGTGGTGGAATTCAACACAGGGAAAACTGATAAAGAATACTCAAGCGTGTCAGAGGTTGATCATCATCAAATTAATGCCCGTGAATTTTTCATTCCCACTCAG GAGAACTGGTTGTTGGTAACTGCTGATTACTCACAGATTGAGCTGCGTTTAATGGCTCACTTTTCTAAAGATCCTATGTTGATTGAGCTTCTAAGTAAACCTGATGGTGATGTTTTTACTATGATCGCTTCAAGGTGGGTTGGCAAAGAAGAGGCCTTGATCTCTTCTAAAGAGAGAGAGAACACTAAAAGATTCATATACGGCATCCTTTATGGAATGGGTGCAAACTCGCTTGCAGAACAACTTGAGTGTAGCACAGAGGAAGCTGCACAGAAAATTCAAAGCTTTAAGAGATATTTTCCTGGTGTTTCCTCATGGCTACATGAAGCTGTGGCATCTTGTCGCCAAAAAGG ATATGTGGAGACCTTGATGGGCCGGCGACGTTTTCTTACAAAAATAATGGCTGGCAATGGCAAAGAGAAAGCTAAAGCACAGAGACAAGCAGTAAATTCTATTTGCCAG GGTTCTGCTGCTGATATTATCAAGGTGGCTATGATTAGAGTTCATTCGTTAATTACCAACAGAATGAAGGAAGATGATTCAACAGATGAAGTTACGAGGAACTTTTCAGAAATCGGTGGGAAGTGTCACCTAATTTTGCAG GTGCATGATGAATTGGTATTGGAAGTTGATCCATGTATGGTAGCACAGGCTGGAAGGCTATTACAGATATGTATGGAGGAAGCAGCTTCACTCTTGG TACCTTTGCGCGCAAAAATTAAGGTTGGAAAAACTTGGGGTTCTCTAGAACCCTTCTATCCTGAGCCTCGTTGA
- the LOC101768366 gene encoding ribulose bisphosphate carboxylase small chain, chloroplastic, translating to MAPTAMAAATSVAPFQGLKSTARLPVSRRSSSSGFGNVSNGGRIRCMQVWPAEGNKKFETLSYLPPLSTDEVLKQIDYLIRKNWIPCLEFSKIGFVYRENSTSPCYYDGRYWTMWKLPMFGCTEATQVYAEFEECKKAYPDCYIRIIGFDNIKQVQCVMFIAYKPPGSE from the exons ATGGCCCCCACcgcgatggccgccgccacctccgtcgcTCCATTCCAGGGGCTCAAGTCCACCGCCAGACTCCCCGTCAGCCGCCGCTCCAGCAGCTCCGGCTTCGGCAACGTCAGCAACGGCGGAAGGATCAGGTGCATGCAG GTGTGGCCGGCGGAGGGCAACAAGAAGTTCGAGACCCTCTCCTACCTGCCACCTCTCTCCACGGACGAGGTCCTAAAGCAGATCGACTACCTGATCCGGAAGAACTGGATCCCCTGCCTCGAGTTCAGCAAGATCGGGTTCGTCTATCGTGAGAACAGCACGTCTCCCTGTTACTACGACGGGCGCTACTGGACCATGTGGAAGCTGCCCATGTTCGGCTGCACCGAGGCCACCCAGGTGTACGCTGAGTTCGAGGAGTGCAAGAAGGCCTACCCCGACTGTTACATCCGTATCATCGGCTTCGACAACATCAAGCAGGTGCAGTGCGTCATGTTCATCGCCTACAAGCCCCCAGGCTCCGAGTAA